One stretch of Candidatus Neomarinimicrobiota bacterium DNA includes these proteins:
- the atpD gene encoding F0F1 ATP synthase subunit beta, with protein MNKGKVLQVMGPVVDVDFSDGAIPPIFQALKIDRGDSELVLEIEQHIGESVVRTVAMDSTDGLVRGDEVIDTGEPIMVPVGPEVLGRMTDLLGNPIDEKGPIKSKIRLPIHRPAPALTELSTTPEPYETGIKVVDLLEPYMKGGKTGLFGGAGVGKTVLIQELIRNIATEHGGYSVFAGVGERTREGNDLWLEMNESGVIDKTALVFGQMNEPPGARMRVGLSALTVSEYFRDEEGKDVLLFIDNIFRFVQSGSEVSALLGRMPSAVGYQPTLATEMGELQERITSTKKGSITSVQAIYVPADDITDPAPATTFAHLDATTVLDRAIFELAIYPAVNPLDSTSKLLDPNILGERHYQVAKDVQEILQRYKDLQDIIAILGIDELSDEDKLSVARARKIQKFLSQPFFVAEVFTGIDGRYVKMDDSVAGFEAIISGEMDELPEQAFYMCGTIDEVVEKGKKMRDEE; from the coding sequence ATGAATAAAGGAAAAGTACTACAGGTTATGGGTCCCGTCGTGGACGTGGATTTTTCGGATGGAGCTATTCCACCGATATTTCAGGCGTTGAAAATAGATAGAGGGGATTCGGAATTAGTGCTCGAGATAGAGCAGCACATCGGTGAATCAGTCGTGCGTACGGTGGCGATGGACTCGACGGACGGGCTTGTGCGCGGTGATGAAGTTATAGATACGGGTGAGCCGATCATGGTTCCGGTGGGACCGGAAGTACTCGGTCGTATGACAGACCTTCTCGGCAACCCTATAGACGAAAAGGGTCCGATAAAAAGCAAGATTCGGCTTCCGATACATCGTCCGGCTCCGGCTCTTACAGAGCTCTCGACGACTCCGGAACCTTATGAGACTGGAATCAAGGTGGTCGATCTCCTCGAGCCGTACATGAAGGGCGGAAAGACGGGTTTGTTCGGAGGAGCGGGAGTAGGTAAAACAGTACTGATACAGGAACTTATTCGTAATATCGCAACAGAGCACGGCGGTTATTCGGTATTCGCCGGAGTAGGCGAAAGGACGAGGGAAGGTAACGATCTCTGGCTTGAGATGAACGAGTCCGGCGTAATCGATAAAACGGCGCTTGTGTTCGGTCAAATGAACGAACCGCCCGGAGCGCGAATGCGTGTAGGCTTGTCGGCGCTGACGGTTTCCGAATATTTCCGGGATGAGGAGGGTAAGGACGTTCTATTGTTCATCGACAACATCTTCCGGTTCGTGCAATCGGGTTCGGAAGTCTCCGCACTTCTCGGCAGAATGCCGTCCGCAGTGGGTTATCAGCCGACATTAGCGACGGAGATGGGCGAACTTCAGGAGAGGATTACCTCGACAAAAAAGGGTTCGATCACTTCGGTTCAGGCTATTTACGTTCCGGCTGACGATATCACCGACCCGGCGCCTGCAACGACTTTCGCGCACCTCGACGCTACAACGGTTCTCGACAGAGCGATATTCGAGCTGGCTATATATCCGGCTGTTAATCCCCTCGATTCCACATCCAAACTTCTTGACCCGAATATTCTCGGTGAGAGGCACTACCAGGTTGCGAAGGATGTGCAGGAGATACTGCAAAGGTACAAAGACCTTCAGGATATAATTGCCATTCTCGGAATAGACGAGCTTTCCGATGAGGATAAACTCTCCGTGGCGAGGGCGAGGAAGATTCAAAAATTCCTCTCGCAGCCGTTCTTCGTTGCTGAAGTATTTACGGGAATTGATGGACGATACGTGAAAATGGATGACAGCGTGGCGGGTTTTGAGGCGATCATAAGCGGCGAGATGGACGAACTCCCCGAACAGGCGTTTTATATGTGCGGGACGATTGACGAGGTGGTTGAAAAAGGGAAAAAGATGAGAGACGAAGAATAG
- the atpG gene encoding ATP synthase F1 subunit gamma, with protein MATLKEIKSRMSSVKGIEQVTRAMKMVATVKLRRAQAAIIQARPYAYRIRDLLNDLIPQVESELNPLLAIREPKKFCTVVVTSDRGLCGSFNTNVLHKAEEIIAANGRENTKLIAVGRKARDFFKNRNYDLIASYINFSKELNFNHAVEVTETISSQYLSHDLDRVDVIYHEFKSAVKQDLIAERFLPLKPGDAREEFMPGAKEDDEDSEKDYASPLSGDMLFEPSVEAVVNAIVPKYLGVQMWRILLESNASEQGARMTAMENATDAAEEMIEELQLSYNKARQSSITRDLLDIVGGAEALKD; from the coding sequence GTGGCGACACTCAAAGAAATAAAATCCCGCATGTCGTCGGTAAAGGGGATCGAACAGGTTACCCGCGCAATGAAGATGGTCGCCACCGTCAAGCTCAGACGCGCGCAGGCAGCAATAATACAAGCCAGACCATACGCTTACAGGATAAGAGACCTTTTAAACGATTTGATACCACAAGTGGAGTCGGAGCTGAATCCGTTATTGGCGATACGGGAACCGAAGAAGTTTTGTACGGTAGTTGTGACTTCGGACCGGGGTCTCTGCGGATCGTTCAACACAAACGTTCTTCACAAAGCCGAAGAGATAATCGCGGCAAACGGCAGGGAAAATACGAAACTGATCGCTGTCGGAAGGAAGGCGCGTGATTTCTTCAAAAACCGGAATTACGATCTGATAGCGTCGTACATAAATTTTTCGAAGGAGCTCAATTTCAATCACGCAGTGGAAGTGACGGAAACCATCAGTTCGCAATATCTTTCGCATGACTTGGACAGGGTGGACGTGATTTACCATGAGTTCAAATCAGCGGTAAAACAGGACCTGATAGCGGAACGCTTTCTACCGCTTAAACCGGGTGACGCGAGGGAGGAATTTATGCCCGGTGCAAAAGAAGATGATGAGGATAGCGAAAAGGATTACGCTTCGCCGTTATCCGGTGATATGCTTTTTGAGCCTTCAGTGGAAGCGGTGGTAAACGCTATCGTCCCCAAGTATCTTGGTGTTCAGATGTGGAGGATACTTCTCGAATCCAACGCATCCGAGCAGGGCGCTCGGATGACCGCCATGGAAAACGCAACAGATGCCGCTGAGGAGATGATCGAAGAACTGCAGCTCTCATACAACAAGGCGAGACAGAGTTCAATCACGAGAGACCTGCTTGATATAGTCGGCGGAGCGGAAGCGCTGAAGGATTGA
- a CDS encoding F0F1 ATP synthase subunit alpha, with protein sequence MAIKTEEITSLLKKQIEDFEVTVDVDEVGEVIMVGDGIARVVGLEKAMASELIEFPGGVFGMALNLEADNVGIILFGDDREIKEGDTAKRTGKIVEIGVGEEMMGRVVNPIGQPLDGKGSITPEATLPIEKKAPGVISRQPVKEPLATGIKSIDSMIPIGRGQRELIIGDRQTGKTAIAIDTIINQKGGDVKCIYVAIGQKASTVMAVIQTLEDHGAMEHTVVVAANASDPAPMQFIAPYAGAAIGEYFRDKGEHALIVYDDLSKHAWSYRQISLLLRRPPGREAYPGDVFYLHSRLLERAAKMSNKLGGGSLTALPIIETQLSDVSAYIPTNVISITDGQIFLENDLFYAGIRPAINVGISVSRVGSNAQIKAMKQVAGSLKIDLAQYREIEGFAKFGSDLDKATLAQLTRGERLVEVLKQNQFKPMKFGNQIAIIFAGTKGHLDVIPAEKIVQFAVEFDDYMEQEHPEILKEIDTKKEISDELMGKLGAAVESFVNSFKAKEA encoded by the coding sequence ATGGCTATTAAAACCGAAGAAATAACTTCACTGCTAAAAAAACAGATCGAGGATTTCGAGGTAACCGTCGACGTTGACGAAGTAGGCGAAGTTATTATGGTAGGTGACGGCATTGCCCGTGTAGTGGGGCTCGAAAAGGCGATGGCTTCCGAGCTGATAGAATTTCCCGGCGGCGTATTCGGTATGGCGCTGAATCTTGAAGCGGACAATGTGGGTATAATTCTTTTCGGTGACGACAGAGAGATCAAGGAAGGTGACACTGCAAAACGGACCGGCAAGATAGTCGAAATCGGTGTTGGGGAAGAGATGATGGGAAGAGTGGTAAATCCTATCGGTCAGCCCCTCGATGGAAAAGGCAGTATAACCCCGGAAGCAACACTGCCTATAGAAAAAAAGGCGCCGGGCGTCATCTCGAGGCAGCCTGTGAAGGAACCGCTTGCCACCGGAATAAAATCTATAGATTCCATGATCCCTATCGGACGAGGCCAGAGGGAGCTGATAATCGGCGACAGGCAAACCGGGAAAACTGCCATAGCGATTGACACGATCATTAACCAGAAGGGCGGTGACGTGAAATGCATTTACGTGGCGATCGGTCAGAAGGCATCCACTGTAATGGCGGTCATCCAGACGCTTGAAGATCACGGCGCGATGGAGCACACAGTGGTAGTAGCCGCTAACGCTTCTGACCCCGCACCGATGCAGTTTATCGCTCCGTACGCAGGAGCCGCCATCGGGGAATATTTCAGGGATAAGGGGGAGCATGCATTAATAGTTTATGACGATCTTTCAAAACATGCCTGGTCTTACAGGCAGATTTCCCTTTTGCTGAGACGGCCGCCGGGGCGTGAGGCGTATCCGGGAGACGTGTTCTATCTCCACTCAAGGTTGTTGGAACGCGCTGCGAAGATGAGCAATAAACTGGGCGGAGGATCTCTGACCGCTCTGCCGATAATCGAAACGCAGTTGAGCGACGTGTCCGCATATATCCCGACAAACGTTATTTCTATAACGGATGGTCAGATATTCTTAGAGAACGATCTCTTTTATGCGGGAATAAGACCCGCAATCAACGTCGGGATATCTGTGTCGCGAGTCGGTTCAAACGCTCAGATAAAAGCCATGAAACAGGTGGCTGGCTCCCTCAAGATAGACCTGGCTCAGTACAGGGAAATCGAGGGATTTGCCAAGTTCGGGTCCGACCTCGACAAGGCGACTCTGGCGCAGCTGACAAGGGGCGAACGGCTCGTCGAGGTTCTAAAACAAAACCAGTTCAAGCCGATGAAATTCGGAAATCAGATTGCGATAATTTTCGCCGGAACGAAAGGACACTTGGATGTAATTCCGGCTGAAAAGATCGTTCAATTCGCTGTTGAGTTTGACGATTATATGGAACAGGAACACCCGGAGATCCTAAAGGAAATTGACACCAAAAAGGAAATCTCCGATGAGCTCATGGGTAAACTGGGCGCTGCAGTCGAAAGTTTCGTAAACTCATTTAAAGCAAAAGAGGCATAG
- a CDS encoding F0F1 ATP synthase subunit delta — MKDLTAARKYTSALFDLSKKNSEIDQISEGLGLLKHVFRTLPEFRAFIFSFRIETGQKLKTIKSAMKESFTPLLSKFMKTLIDNKKQELIPDISDLFDRKALGSKNKVLVIATTPESLESEMVSRIKESLEEKLEKDVVLDSKVDPSIIGGMILRVGNTVIDGSVRGKLARMRKELLT; from the coding sequence ATGAAAGATTTAACCGCAGCCCGAAAATATACCTCAGCGCTGTTTGATCTGTCAAAAAAGAATTCGGAAATCGATCAGATTTCCGAGGGCTTGGGACTGTTAAAGCATGTATTCAGGACTTTACCGGAGTTCAGGGCTTTCATATTCTCGTTTAGGATCGAGACCGGTCAAAAGTTAAAGACTATTAAGAGTGCCATGAAGGAAAGTTTCACTCCGTTATTATCGAAATTCATGAAGACGTTGATCGATAACAAAAAGCAGGAGTTGATCCCCGACATATCCGATCTGTTCGACCGTAAGGCTCTCGGTTCAAAGAATAAAGTATTAGTTATCGCCACCACCCCGGAGAGTTTGGAAAGTGAGATGGTTTCGCGTATCAAGGAGAGTCTTGAGGAGAAATTAGAAAAAGATGTGGTTCTCGATTCAAAAGTTGATCCGTCTATTATAGGCGGGATGATACTGAGGGTCGGGAACACGGTCATAGATGGCTCTGTGAGAGGGAAATTGGCACGGATGCGTAAAGAACTTTTAACTTAG
- the atpF gene encoding F0F1 ATP synthase subunit B, translating to MEFTLLDVSFGLVFWSTITFLLLLVVLKKYLWGPLLDNLDRRESTIHDAMKKAEEAQQKSEKTLEEYNSKLAEARDEVRKIIASGKESAERTKAEIIEEANKRSASLVEKAKKEISAEKAEALNEIKKVVVDISILAAEKMIKKNLSADDQMKLIEDTMKSMAKEG from the coding sequence ATGGAATTTACCCTATTAGACGTAAGTTTCGGACTAGTATTCTGGTCTACGATCACTTTTTTACTCCTGCTGGTTGTCTTGAAAAAGTATCTGTGGGGTCCGCTTTTAGACAATCTTGACCGACGGGAATCGACGATCCACGATGCCATGAAAAAGGCGGAAGAGGCTCAGCAAAAGTCGGAGAAAACTCTCGAAGAATACAACTCCAAACTTGCTGAGGCACGGGATGAAGTTCGGAAGATCATAGCTTCAGGAAAAGAATCGGCGGAGCGGACCAAAGCCGAGATAATCGAAGAGGCGAACAAGAGGTCTGCTTCTTTGGTAGAGAAGGCTAAAAAAGAAATAAGCGCCGAGAAAGCAGAAGCTTTAAACGAGATAAAAAAGGTTGTGGTTGATATCTCAATTTTAGCTGCGGAAAAGATGATAAAGAAGAACCTGTCAGCCGACGACCAGATGAAATTGATCGAGGATACGATGAAGAGTATGGCAAAAGAGGGATGA
- a CDS encoding ATP synthase F0 subunit C, translating to MGSQGLAWLAAGIGAGLITIGTAIGIGNIGRAAMESIGRQPEAAGEIRGAMIVAAALIEGVAFFSIIVTILLIVLTGE from the coding sequence ATGGGTTCACAGGGATTAGCGTGGCTCGCTGCGGGAATCGGAGCAGGATTGATCACCATAGGAACCGCTATCGGTATCGGAAATATCGGTAGAGCTGCCATGGAGAGTATCGGGAGACAACCCGAAGCAGCCGGCGAAATAAGAGGCGCCATGATAGTAGCGGCAGCGCTTATCGAGGGTGTGGCATTTTTCTCGATAATCGTTACCATATTGTTGATAGTCCTCACAGGAGAATAG
- the atpB gene encoding F0F1 ATP synthase subunit A — translation MLLSEGSKQIHSLDDIDPVHVVRDIFHEVSDQVWIPIEVFGLDLSITKLTVFMWIAAAMLFGVAFIVRNNLELVPKGRLAQALEAIVQFIRDDIVKPNLHDDWKRFMPLFITFFFFVLINNTIGMIPYFANPTGSLSVTGMLASITFLTIIFGSIHKNGVGGFLKSFVPPGVPAFILPILVVAEIIGLFTKSFALCIRLFANMIAGHIVILTLFGLIYILKSWLLAPFSIAINLAMSILEVLIILIQTYVFTYLSAIFVGMSLNPDH, via the coding sequence ATGTTGTTATCTGAAGGATCAAAGCAAATCCACAGCTTAGATGATATTGATCCGGTACATGTTGTGAGGGATATTTTTCATGAAGTGAGCGACCAGGTCTGGATACCTATAGAAGTGTTCGGATTGGACCTGTCGATAACCAAACTTACGGTATTTATGTGGATTGCCGCGGCTATGCTTTTTGGCGTAGCGTTCATTGTCAGAAATAATTTAGAGCTTGTTCCGAAGGGAAGATTGGCGCAGGCGTTGGAAGCGATAGTACAATTTATTCGTGATGACATAGTAAAGCCGAACCTGCACGATGACTGGAAACGTTTTATGCCGCTGTTTATCACGTTCTTTTTCTTTGTGTTGATAAATAACACTATAGGAATGATACCATACTTCGCTAATCCCACCGGAAGCCTGAGCGTTACGGGAATGCTGGCGAGCATAACGTTTCTCACCATAATTTTCGGAAGCATCCATAAGAACGGAGTCGGCGGGTTCTTAAAATCCTTTGTACCGCCCGGCGTTCCCGCTTTTATTCTCCCGATATTAGTTGTGGCAGAAATTATAGGGTTGTTCACAAAATCATTTGCGTTATGTATCCGGCTGTTTGCCAATATGATCGCCGGTCATATAGTGATATTAACCTTATTCGGATTGATCTACATATTGAAAAGCTGGCTGTTAGCGCCGTTCAGCATAGCAATCAACCTTGCTATGAGCATCCTCGAAGTACTTATTATCCTCATTCAGACCTATGTATTCACATATCTTTCGGCTATTTTTGTCGGGATGAGTTTAAACCCCGACCATTGA
- a CDS encoding AtpZ/AtpI family protein, with translation MPETGEDNGKLKLSNRYFSFGIQVAGSFAFYLLGGYWLDIKFSTLPLFLIIGIIFGAISFIYFMRKLYRQE, from the coding sequence TTGCCGGAAACTGGTGAGGATAACGGAAAGCTTAAACTCAGTAACAGGTATTTCTCATTCGGCATTCAGGTGGCTGGCTCATTCGCTTTTTATCTCCTCGGCGGATATTGGCTGGACATCAAATTTTCCACTCTTCCGCTGTTCTTGATAATCGGAATCATCTTTGGCGCAATATCCTTTATATACTTTATGAGAAAACTATATCGGCAGGAATAA
- a CDS encoding polymer-forming cytoskeletal protein has protein sequence MKKFERKQAERIETMIGQGTLIEGNVKGINSLLINGTITGNVSTEMTIRVGTTGIIKGNVKANSALIGGVIEGDLDAQESAVLGPKSRLMGDLKTARLKIEEGATFEGRSVMLSKNGDSDSDEKELDKGEPNFKIKMS, from the coding sequence ATGAAGAAGTTTGAAAGGAAGCAAGCCGAGAGGATCGAGACTATGATCGGACAGGGTACCCTGATCGAGGGAAACGTAAAAGGGATAAACAGTTTGCTGATTAACGGGACGATCACAGGAAACGTATCTACTGAAATGACTATTCGAGTAGGGACTACCGGTATAATAAAAGGAAACGTAAAGGCAAATTCGGCTCTGATCGGCGGGGTGATCGAGGGGGATCTGGACGCGCAGGAGAGCGCCGTCCTCGGTCCGAAATCGCGGTTAATGGGAGACCTGAAAACTGCCCGGCTCAAGATCGAAGAGGGTGCAACTTTTGAAGGCAGAAGCGTAATGCTTTCCAAGAACGGTGACTCGGACTCCGATGAGAAGGAACTCGACAAAGGGGAACCGAATTTCAAAATAAAAATGAGCTGA
- a CDS encoding M23 family metallopeptidase, translating into MADDNKYLTLVVIPDESDTPKTFRLNRNLLRSSIVIAILLILSIAVSLALVMPRAMRYNQLKTENEKLIKERFKVLGLIDDYSRIRQRDLAIRKYLGLGLNLNSPIGYAGTDSDSPIKNLDSLLTIPLRNINPSSIPKFKNINFIENVPTTPPLEGVVTAGFARSTIFKEDQHLGIDIAISVGEAVMAAAEGLVVFSNWTYRSGNSVIIYHGNDYFTVYGHNARNLVKEHDVVHRGDPIALSGNTGMSRGPHLHFEIWKKGVPIDPRDLMPIYREKDISID; encoded by the coding sequence ATGGCAGACGATAATAAATATTTGACTTTAGTCGTGATCCCCGACGAATCGGATACCCCCAAAACATTTCGGCTCAACCGGAATCTGCTCAGGTCATCGATAGTGATCGCAATTCTACTGATACTATCCATAGCGGTTTCACTGGCGCTTGTAATGCCGAGAGCGATGAGATACAACCAATTGAAAACTGAGAATGAAAAACTGATCAAGGAGCGTTTCAAGGTTTTGGGGTTGATCGATGATTACTCCAGAATAAGGCAGAGAGATCTTGCGATCAGGAAATATCTCGGGCTCGGATTGAACCTCAATTCACCTATTGGTTATGCCGGAACCGACTCGGATTCGCCGATAAAAAATCTCGACTCATTGTTAACGATCCCGCTCCGCAACATAAACCCGTCAAGTATTCCAAAGTTCAAGAATATTAACTTCATCGAAAATGTGCCCACTACGCCTCCGCTCGAAGGAGTAGTTACCGCGGGTTTTGCGCGTTCCACTATATTCAAGGAAGATCAACACCTCGGGATAGATATTGCTATAAGCGTGGGAGAGGCTGTAATGGCAGCAGCAGAGGGTTTGGTCGTCTTTTCCAACTGGACGTACCGTTCCGGAAACAGCGTAATAATTTATCACGGAAATGATTATTTTACGGTATATGGACACAATGCCCGCAACCTCGTAAAGGAACACGATGTAGTCCACCGTGGTGACCCGATAGCTCTGTCGGGGAATACGGGTATGAGCAGGGGCCCGCATCTCCACTTTGAGATCTGGAAAAAGGGAGTCCCGATAGACCCGCGAGATCTGATGCCGATATACAGGGAAAAGGATATTTCTATTGATTAA
- a CDS encoding ParB/RepB/Spo0J family partition protein, whose product MPAKSLGRGLGALIPEIRELPGESLGVAELLVDQITHNPMQPRQEFDPVALEELAASINENGIVQPITVTKKDGKYELVAGERRLRAAKLINLRTIPVYVIKVDGDESLLQLSLIENIQREDLNPIDLAEAYSELVEHYRLSHSEIADRVGKDRSTVANFLRLLVLPKEVKDSLRAGEISQGHARALLALKDNKKIRILFRKLIKDALSVRQVEDIIKRGTLELVKTTKIKIKSSKSPQIKAIESDLMMKLGTKVRIRPKGSGGEIVVEYYSNEDLDRLIELIGQIED is encoded by the coding sequence ATGCCGGCTAAATCACTTGGCAGAGGGCTGGGAGCGCTGATCCCCGAAATAAGGGAACTGCCGGGCGAGTCATTGGGAGTTGCCGAGCTCCTTGTCGATCAGATTACCCACAACCCTATGCAGCCGAGACAGGAGTTCGATCCCGTGGCTCTCGAAGAGCTTGCCGCTTCGATAAATGAGAACGGGATAGTCCAGCCGATAACTGTAACGAAGAAAGACGGTAAATACGAACTGGTTGCCGGTGAGAGACGTCTCCGCGCCGCCAAACTGATAAACCTGAGAACGATTCCCGTTTACGTTATCAAAGTGGATGGAGATGAGAGTCTCCTGCAACTTTCTTTAATAGAAAATATCCAGAGGGAGGACCTGAACCCGATTGACCTGGCTGAAGCATACAGCGAATTAGTCGAACATTACAGATTGAGCCACAGTGAAATCGCAGACCGTGTCGGGAAGGACAGGTCAACAGTAGCAAACTTCCTTCGTCTCCTGGTATTGCCGAAAGAAGTAAAAGACTCGTTGCGTGCCGGTGAGATATCACAGGGTCATGCCCGGGCGCTGTTGGCGCTGAAGGATAACAAGAAAATCAGAATCCTTTTCAGGAAGCTGATAAAAGACGCCTTGAGCGTCCGCCAGGTAGAAGATATTATCAAACGCGGAACGCTGGAGCTGGTAAAAACGACGAAGATAAAAATAAAATCTTCTAAATCCCCTCAGATAAAAGCCATCGAAAGCGATCTGATGATGAAACTCGGAACTAAAGTGCGGATACGCCCGAAAGGCTCAGGCGGTGAAATAGTCGTCGAATATTACTCGAACGAGGACCTCGACAGGTTGATAGAGCTCATCGGACAGATAGAGGATTAG
- a CDS encoding ParA family protein, which produces MSKIIVVANQKGGVGKTTTAVNLAACMAVTEVPTLIIDMDPQSNATSGLGIELSDSEASIYDVLINDTEVNEVIRKSELPLLDILPSSAKLVGAEIELVPALARETILKGALATVNGEYEYVFIDCPPSLGLLTLNSLTAADSVLVTVQCEYFALEGLSQLLNTIRLVQKSLNSSLEIEGFLITMFDSRLNLSRQVADEIREYFKEKVFNTVINRNVKLGEAPSYGKPIILYDAVSTGASNYMNLVREMLENAG; this is translated from the coding sequence TTGAGCAAAATAATCGTCGTAGCAAACCAGAAAGGCGGCGTGGGAAAGACCACTACCGCTGTTAACCTTGCCGCATGCATGGCGGTTACAGAAGTGCCGACTTTGATAATCGACATGGACCCACAGTCGAACGCCACAAGCGGATTGGGAATAGAACTCTCAGACAGCGAGGCATCGATTTATGACGTGCTGATAAATGATACCGAAGTAAACGAGGTTATACGGAAATCAGAACTTCCCCTTCTCGACATACTTCCCTCATCGGCTAAGTTGGTGGGAGCAGAGATAGAACTCGTTCCTGCACTTGCCCGTGAGACGATACTCAAGGGCGCGCTTGCTACAGTCAACGGTGAATACGAATATGTGTTCATAGATTGTCCGCCTTCCTTAGGGCTGCTGACGCTTAACAGTCTGACTGCGGCAGATTCCGTTCTCGTTACCGTTCAGTGTGAATACTTTGCTCTTGAGGGGTTGAGCCAGCTGCTCAACACTATCAGGCTGGTTCAAAAAAGTTTAAACAGCAGCCTTGAGATCGAGGGGTTTCTTATAACAATGTTCGACAGCAGGTTGAACCTCAGCCGGCAGGTTGCGGATGAGATAAGAGAATATTTTAAGGAGAAAGTTTTCAACACTGTGATCAACAGGAACGTAAAATTGGGAGAAGCGCCGAGTTACGGCAAGCCGATCATTCTTTACGATGCCGTTTCTACCGGCGCAAGCAACTACATGAATCTCGTGCGGGAGATGCTGGAAAATGCCGGCTAA
- a CDS encoding D-2-hydroxyacid dehydrogenase — translation MTDNIIKIAVRMTNRREMFDKIVENVHRELESPGEVELLFCSSDDEFASAGGDVEVSACYNLTPEIFSSLSGLKWLHFGATGVDGILFPKLIESKVILTRAVGFHSKVTAEHAFAMMIYFERRFAESVKFMETRKWSQSEIVRQNGTLSGKTLGILGYGGVGKALAEMAKSFGMRVIVTSRSATEETELLNADSVYPLEKVEELISESDYFAVCAPLTNETQGLIDAGKLSHMKESAVLINVARGAIVDETALIDALAQKKIAGAGLDVFETEPLPEESPLFELDNVFLSPHVAGNFAGYTLLAASDFGKNLRRYIEGENLMNIVDKSRGY, via the coding sequence TTGACAGACAATATTATCAAGATAGCCGTCCGGATGACGAACCGCAGGGAGATGTTCGACAAAATAGTCGAGAACGTCCATCGGGAATTAGAATCTCCCGGGGAAGTCGAGCTCCTTTTCTGCTCCTCAGACGATGAGTTCGCCTCGGCGGGGGGCGACGTGGAAGTCAGCGCCTGCTATAATCTGACGCCGGAGATATTCTCTTCGCTCAGCGGACTGAAGTGGCTTCACTTCGGCGCTACAGGTGTTGACGGCATACTCTTTCCTAAACTAATAGAGAGTAAGGTGATCCTCACGAGAGCGGTCGGGTTTCACTCCAAGGTCACCGCCGAGCACGCGTTCGCGATGATGATCTACTTCGAGCGAAGGTTCGCCGAATCAGTTAAGTTCATGGAGACAAGGAAGTGGAGCCAGTCGGAGATAGTCAGGCAAAACGGGACGCTCTCAGGTAAAACACTTGGAATATTGGGGTACGGCGGTGTCGGCAAAGCGCTCGCGGAAATGGCTAAGAGTTTCGGAATGAGGGTAATCGTCACTTCAAGGAGCGCAACAGAGGAAACGGAACTTTTGAACGCGGACAGTGTGTATCCATTGGAAAAAGTTGAGGAGCTGATCTCCGAATCAGATTACTTCGCCGTATGCGCACCTCTTACGAACGAGACTCAAGGATTGATCGACGCCGGCAAACTATCCCATATGAAAGAATCTGCAGTACTTATTAATGTTGCCCGCGGGGCGATAGTCGATGAGACCGCGCTCATCGATGCACTCGCTCAGAAGAAAATTGCGGGAGCGGGGCTCGATGTGTTCGAGACCGAACCGCTGCCCGAAGAAAGCCCGCTCTTCGAGCTCGACAATGTCTTCCTCTCCCCGCACGTTGCGGGGAACTTCGCCGGCTACACACTGTTAGCCGCATCGGATTTCGGCAAAAACCTCCGCAGATATATCGAAGGAGAGAACCTGATGAACATAGTTGACAAATCTCGCGGGTATTAA